The genomic segment ACGTTACACGCGACAATAATACCCCACTGCCAGCCACTGCAGTGTGGTTTCATCGCATACCTACCATGTATCAATGATGCCATTCCGATTGAAGCTGAAGAACTTCACTTTTGTCATCTGGGGACCTTTTCTCCCCAACACGCCTTGGTGTAGACGTTGGGCAATACCGTAGGAGCGTCAAGTGTTGGTACTCATGCTCGGCATTGCATGTTTGGCCTGTAAAGTCCGGGAGCAAAACTCTCTTGGCGTACCTTTCCGGCTCATGTTTGAAACCTATAAAAGGTTTTTGTAGCCTGTTTTGACTACCCTAACATATCCCTGCTTGCAGGCCCTAAGCAAGCGTCTTTTGAAATTAGTGAAACATGTCGTCGCAACTGAGAACTCTATGTTGGCATCTTAAACATTGAATCTCCTTGTTTCGTGGAGAATCCTCGTCTACTTATTACCTTTTAGAGATGTATTGTACTGATACCTAAGGTTTTTGCGCTATTTAACTTCCTCAACCCTTTCGCTTATAGGTTTGTCTACTAAACCGCTTAGTAGACTAGTGATGCAATTTCTTATACACGTACGTACGTAATACGTACTATGTTTTAGCCGTTGTACGTAGATACAATGGAATTGTAGATACAAGTACGTACCGTGCAAATCCGTTTTTAGGCAACACAGGTAATAAGGCTCTCAAGGTCCTAGTTTAGGTCTTCTGCCATCTTAGCTTCAAACATCTGATTCCACCTCAGTGCCAACCCCCTCCCTATATATCACCTGTCGACTGTAACACACCCTCCCACTCAAAATCTCCACTGGTGGAGGCCATCACACCATCCATCCAGACCTTCCTGCCCTGCGCATTCACACACAATTCGAGATATGAATCTTCAAGTTCTAGCCAGTCCTTCTCCTCAAGATCCGCTCCGCGCTTCTTATGGGCGTACTTCTGATCGTTAAGGCGATCCAATACACGGTCGTTCATCAAAATGAAGGCTTGCATGTCAGCGTGCATAGGAGTATACTCGCAAGGCTCATAAAAGCACTCCCACTCTACCTAATTCAGAAGGTCAAGCCTCTCCTACATCGACAATCTAACAAATCCTGGCCCGACGATGCCTTTTAGCAAGTAAAGAATGTATCGGGTCgatattactattactaaagCGAGGGTATCCCAGGTTCTGTCAAGAGTTTAACTAATACATTAAAGTTTCAGTAAGTTGCTGTTAACTCGCTGCATCCGATGATGATAATGATGATGTCTTTAACGTCCAGAGTACCAAGGGACATCCCGGGCGCAGTGCCGACATGGTCTATGCTAATCTAAACTATGTTACAGGCCACCGTCTTCACCTAACGTTCCGGTTCAATGAGTCGGGCAGATTATAGAAAAGAAATTGGTTGCCTCCATTTGTTCGACTCTTCATTTCATGGGCGCCAGGATTAGGTGGAGAAGTGGGCTTAATCTTTACCGTCGACTTGCCGCCTTGGTCCGTCTTGGTCCGTCTTTTGCGGTCATCAAAGCCGCATCCGCATCCGGGGAACTTTTTGTCTGACTACCTGGCCGTCACAGACGCAATCCTCAAAATCAAACTTTCCATACCAGATACCTGACTCCCCTATTGTTGACTTCGTTATTGCCCCTGCCTCTGTTTCCTCGCTCCTCATTGACTCATTTTCGATCCCCGTTGTCTCAGAATGGAGAGTGCTGTCGATGCCGATGCACTAGGCGCAGGCGCGCCCCTGCGACGGAGAGTGACCAACGCCTGCGAAGCATGCAGGGCGACCAAGGTCAAGTGCCGGACCAGCGTGCAGCCCGGAATATGTCGAAGGTGAGTTATTGAGTGTACCTACCCTCGGTACAAAGACATATACCCCCCGACGTGGTTCGGCGTATAATTCGAGTTGCATGCTTGCTCACCAGTCTGCCGGACGAATCAGGTGTCTCGAGTTCAAGAGAGAATGCATCTTCCGTACCGGTCCCAGAacccgccgcccgcggcaGTCTAAATTGTAAGCTCGTCGTGTTGTCCTTGTTTATCCTTGATGGCTTTCCTCCCTCCACAACCCTTTTCTATGCCTCGCAGCCTTACTCACGCGATAACAGGAACCAAGACGCTCCCAgaccccctccgcccccggGGCCGTCCAAGACCTTCAGCCTTAACTTTGAGATGTCTTCATTGGACGAGTCCGATGATATCGAGAGCCTCGCCGCACGATATGACCAGTACTTTGAGGACTTTATACCCTCTTCCGACATGGAGTCCATCGACGTGATGTTTGGCCTTGATGACCCCGGCAGCGGGCCCTACTCCTCCCTATCATCGCCACCGTCATCCGGCTCGGGCTCAGGCTCAGGCCCGTCCATCTCCATATCGAACCTCGGCCTCAAGCCCCAGTTCAACCTCGActccgccgagaagctgctgcAGACCTTCCGCATCATGCTGAAGCACTTCCCCTGTGTGGTGCTCCCGCCCGACGCCACCGTCATGTCATTATCCAAGACCAAGCCGTTTCTGCTACTTGCCATTctgtcgacggcgtccggATCCAGTGCGTTGCAGGGACATATCCTCTACGATGAGGAGTTCCGCAAGGTCCTGGGCCTCAAGTTTGTAGCCGCCGGCGAGCGAACCCTGGAACTTATCCAAGGCCTGCTCATCTACACGGCGTGGTAATATGCAGAtcgctcctcctcctcctcctcctctcgccTAACGACCGCAGGTACCCCTTCCACCTCCGCCCTAAGAGCAGACAAGCATTCCACTACATCCGCATGGCAGGCGAGATTCTCCATGATCTCGAATTGGTCCAGCCGCCTTACCAAAGCGTGGGTGTTTCTGTCCTATTGACACCGGACCAGATGGACGGGATCCGCGCCTATCTGTCGTGCTACTACCTGATTACGGCGCACGCGCTGCCTTTCCTGCAGTATCTTCGCAAGACGACTCTGACCGATTCCAGCTTAGCTTTGGCATGGGCCAGAATGTCGCAGGTTTCGCTCTCGTATACCTCCTGGACAGCCACATGCTGCGATATCCTCGAGCATGGCTCCGCCCTTGAGGGGGACCACACCCTCGCGTGGCTTGTGAGGCTGCTGCACATCACGGAGGAGGCGTTCGAGACGACGAAGATCGTTCCAGTCACGGAGCAGGCGAAGCAGCAGGCCCACTTCATATTGCTCAAGCTTGAGAACCAGTTGAGGGATTGGCAGAGTCAGATACCCAGCAGTTCAGCTGACGTCAGTACgttcccctcccctgctCATATGAAGGCAGGCGTGTCTTGTGCTAAACATTCACTTATAGGCTCCATCAAAATTGCTAGTCTGTTCACCGAaatcttcctcctcgccggtCCTGTCTACCGCCTCACCTCGGCGTCGAAAGTGGGAGATGCCTACCTTGGCCCGCCCACCCCCTTGCCGCGCCTTGAGCGGTGCCTGACGCTCCTCCGCAGCCTCTTCAACTTcatcgtcaacctcgacaaggccgccctcctcgagaTAAACTCCATCGACTGGGGCCGCCTCATCCAGaccaccatcgtcgccatccgcCTGTCCttcccgctgccgctgtgCCCCGAGTGGGACCACGCACGGGCCCGAGAGCAGCTGCAGTTCGACTCGTACCTCGCCAAGCTCTGTGCGCACCACGAGGAGCTGACACCGTTGACCAAGAGCATAGATGTGCTGTCAGCGAGCAAGGTCATGTTCGCAGTCATCAGGCGCAAGTACGAGGCCCGCTTGGCGAACATCGATGCGCCGGTGAATAAGCTGTCAAGGAGTATACCCGGGTGCCCCATGTTCGATGGGAGCCTGGACGCGTACTTCCCCATATGGGACCAGGATGCCAATCGGCACGGCACGCATGTGTTAGTCCCGCCTATGCCGGACGGAACGCTGTCGATGGCCAACAGCCAACCTGTCTACGTTGACATGTGGTCTATGACGACAGTGGGCTGGCCGGACGGGGTGAACGGCGATCCGAATCAAGGTCTCGATCTGACCCAGGGGCAACAGCCGACGTTGCACTTGGATCCGTCCTTCCAAAAGACCATGCATCTTGGCCCGTCCCCCACCGGTAGTGGATGAACCACCCGGCTTTCGTGCCTTTCATTCCACGTCTCGTTGTGACTACGGCCTTTCGGTTGGGCGAAGACGGTCTGTGTCTTTGGCTCATGAAATCTTTACCTCTTGGTAGGCGCTCCCTGGAACTCCTGTTTCTGCTGGCCCTACCTGCCTCACCTCCGCCTTTGACGGTAGTGCTTGTCGGTTGTCAGGCACGGTAAATAATCCAAGACAAGGAAAACAAAACGATTAACACCTCATGACACACAAATACTCCTTATCTCGCCTCACTTTCCAACCCCCCTCGCCAACACCGCCTAAAAACTCCCGACAGAGACCTACCAGTATATAGCCGGCATGAAAGACCGCAAGTATTCCTTCGGCATCAAAATCATGAACAGAGGCGGTAACATTTGCTTCTGGGACCCATTCGAGACCCACCCCGCTAGCCGCCGTGCCTGTCGACCGCAGCCGTAACCGTAGCTGTAGGCATTTGTTTGGGCTGAAGTGATGATCCGTGACGCCACATGGAGATACGACTTTGGCCCTAACGTAGGTATGAGGATAGTACACATCGTGGCCTTTACTAATCATGGCAATTTTGGAACAAAACCACGATGTGGCAGTCTCCTGATTGATAATTACGTTCTGCCCCAGTCCCTGTTGATGCCACAACGTGCAGCTCAGTTCTCACTACATGTATTGTCCGTTGCCACAGCCTTCAAGCAGAAGTGGTACATATTCTTGACCTAGGACGACGGAGGCGTTGAGCTGTAAGGACTCAAAAGCGTCTTTAGTTTATGTTTGCAAGTACATCAATAATTCTTTGTCTCTTAAATTTGTTATTACCCCTCTGACCTAGAAACGCGGTTTTGTTTATCTCTCCGTACTTTTTTATCCCCCTTAACTTGCATTTTATTCAAAATGTCctatctttttttttccaacCCATTTTTAGTGCTTGTACTATTTAGAATAGCCGAAAAAACGGTTCCACTTCTTAATTAGAAAGCAAAAAATCTTGGTAGGTAAACACAACAAGAGCATggtaagtcaacatacccacttcctgccccccccccccttcctggcccccccagccccaccaagctacaccaaaaGGTGCTACTTTTTACTACACCCTTAATTAATTACCTAAAAAGACTATAATAAAAAGAAAactatatataagtagatatttaagtatagtttataacgtagttcacaagtgagtgagccacacaagtgagtgagccacttttctagaatttcgtacaacctacttttccctttatttttctccacctacaactatggtacaacattcaaatgaaagcgatttagtcctagcgctaaatgcgctcagatccgacccaaaattaagcgtgcgaaaggctgcatctcactacaaagtatctcgtgcaaccctccaacgacgataccatggccaacctgccagacgcgatatccgaccaccctgccagaatttaacctcgtacgaagaggagaccattgtacgatacatcgttgacctggattcgcgagcattttcgccacgccttagtgctgttcgagaaatggccgatcgactgcttcgcgaccgcggcgcgcgacgcgtcggaacaaactgggcctcaaacttcgtacgacgacgacctgagctccagacgcgttttaatcgaagaatcgactatcagagagtcctctgcgaagatccggacgcgtatcgcgcgtggttttccctcgtacgaaacacaattgcgaagtacgggatagacgataccgatatctataactttgatgagactgggtttgcgatgggcaagatgtcctctgaaatggttgttacagcctctgaacgacgtggcaagccaagaggagcacaacaagggaatcaggaatgggttacagtaatccagggcattgggtcgtgcggctattctatcccgccgtacatcatctttgcaggcaaggtccatcttgactcctggacgtgcaacagccccctcccacccgactgggtaattacacttacagaaaatggttggacgacaaatgagaaaggcctagaatgggtacagcactttgatttccatacaaggagtcgtacgaagggtgcttaccgcctcctcatccttgatggccacgaaagccaccattctgtcgattttgagctatactgcaaggagcagaacattattacgctctgtatgccccctcattcatcgcacaagctccagccgcttgatgttgggtgctttagtcccttaaaacgggcgtacggccaagaaattgaggtccttatgcgggtgcacattacgcatattgcaaaggaagacttcctcccagccttttataaggcgtacgacaaggcaatgacaacatcaaacattcaagcaggctttagagcaactggccttgtcccgtacgatccggaacatgtgatttcacagctagatgtgaagcttcgtacgccatcacctccaggttcttctgctggcttaccagcagcttgggtcccaaagacgccaaacaacccaattgaattcgattcacattctgattttattacgaatcgcatcgtacgacatcagaatagctccccaacgtcaattattgggtatatgcagcagctgaagaaaggaattatggtggtagcccataaccaggttttgatgcaggcacaaatgactgagtatcaagaggcaaatgagcgtatgagccgccgtcgccgtacgaaaaaaaaacagcttcagaaaggtggaacacttacaatcaatcaggcaaaagATATAAAGTCTCAAATTGATGTAACAgagcagttacaggtagaaacaggtcaaagtagtggtcgtgcgaggaggacagaaacgcgcgcgcgacgatgtggcatctgcggagagactggacataatgctcgcacatgtcagaaagttgaatctacctctgaagaagaggattctaaatagtttaaattaatttaaggcgttgtggttgatttctcttacacATTGTTGTACGGGTAgtagaaaagtggctcactcacttgtgtggctcactcacttgtgaactacgttagaaatatataaattaagtagtatagtatacttactacttagaaatagtagtattagtaatagtataaagttttatatagtattttctactaaagtattaactactatatatactattataaattatatagaatttatattatttaaaataatatttatataaacTATATATAGAAAGTAAGCTATCTTTATAGctttataatagtagtaatagtaaagTTATTCTATAATAGAGATCTTACTAGTAAAAgtttactattataaaatacttattataacgtggctgataagcgagtcgatcagacaagcgagtcgatcacccaaccacgactacattacaaacccaagaagacatcaatatcaacaccACTAGATCAATTAACGCTACTAagaattctcttcctcagtcgtttctacatcaaactgacacgttcgcgcattgtgtcctgtgtttccgcacacgccacaccgtcgttgacccgattcagtccttggcttacgaccactcctccgacgcgtttcctcataaacctgtgctgttgcgtccctctgcgactgtatatcctctgcatcagctacagtaagacttcctccttgctggagacgcgttttcttagctctccgacgtcggcttagtgtgctgttttcctctcgaagagttttgttctccgccctcaggaatgcattctcatgcattattcctagtgttcctttaagaatatagtcaacgtcgttattgataggtgttggggagctattttgatgacgggcaattcgatccttgatcagtgttgactgagaagttgcttctgttgggttgtttggtgtcctggaaacccaagggagcggtgttgttggaagtgatcctggaggcgttggagtgcgtaacttgacgtccagctttgataatacactttctgcactcagagggacaagcccggagcctctgaaacctccctggatattctttcccgtaagtgcttgtgtaaaggcctcacgaaacgctggaaagaagtcttccttcgtaatatgggttacacctcgccgcatcttatcctcaatttgtcgaccgtacgccgttttgagaggcccaaagcatcctacatctaagggctgaagtagatgagatgaatgagccggcatacagagtgtgacgatgttactctcctgacaatatagctcaaaacctgcggagtggtggctttcatgcccatcgacgatgaggaggcgatgaggacctcttgcacgtggctttgaatgacaatcgaagtgtttgacccaatttaggcctatctcgtttgttgtccatccgttTTCAGATGTTGCGATAACCCAGTCGTGTGGGAGATCTGTTTCAGTGTACCAGGTTGAGAGGTGATAATGGCCTGCAACGATGATGTATGGCGGGACGCTGTAGCCTGACGAACTTATGGCTTGGAtaactgtaacccattcccgattaccaggctgcaccattttcgtgtttgatcgcctttcagcactcgttacaaccatgccagctgcgatctggcccatcatgaaaccagtctcatcaaagttgtaGATATCAGACTCTTGGATACCGTACTTTACGATTGTGTTCTTCACAAGGGCAAACCAGCTGCAAATAGCCTGTGGATCTTCGCATTGGGCTCTCTTGTAGTCATACTTGCGAAAAAAACGCGTCCGaagctgtggttgtcgtttgatgaagttcgacgcccagcgcttcccaaccggtcgcgcgc from the Colletotrichum higginsianum IMI 349063 chromosome 11, whole genome shotgun sequence genome contains:
- a CDS encoding Zn 2cys6 transcription factor, whose product is MESAVDADALGAGAPLRRRVTNACEACRATKVKCRTSVQPGICRRPPPPPGPSKTFSLNFEMSSLDESDDIESLAARYDQYFEDFIPSSDMESIDVMFGLDDPGSGPYSSLSSPPSSGSGSGSGPSISISNLGLKPQFNLDSAEKLLQTFRIMLKHFPCVVLPPDATVMSLSKTKPFLLLAILSTASGSSALQGHILYDEEFRKVLGLKFVAAGERTLELIQGLLIYTAW
- a CDS encoding Zn 2cys6 transcription factor → MAGEILHDLELVQPPYQSVGVSVLLTPDQMDGIRAYLSCYYLITAHALPFLQYLRKTTLTDSSLALAWARMSQVSLSYTSWTATCCDILEHGSALEGDHTLAWLVRLLHITEEAFETTKIVPVTEQAKQQAHFILLKLENQLRDWQSQIPSSSADVSSIKIASLFTEIFLLAGPVYRLTSASKVGDAYLGPPTPLPRLERCLTLLRSLFNFIVNLDKAALLEINSIDWGRLIQTTIVAIRLSFPLPLCPEWDHARAREQLQFDSYLAKLCAHHEELTPLTKSIDVLSASKVMFAVIRRKYEARLANIDAPVNKLSRSIPGCPMFDGSLDAYFPIWDQDANRHGTHVLVPPMPDGTLSMANSQPVYVDMWSMTTVGWPDGVNGDPNQGLDLTQGQQPTLHLDPSFQKTMHLGPSPTGSG